A genomic region of Desulfosarcina ovata subsp. ovata contains the following coding sequences:
- the amrS gene encoding AmmeMemoRadiSam system radical SAM enzyme, with amino-acid sequence MEAWLYDTLDDQQVRCRLCSHQCLIGKDKRGICGVRENRGGVLQTLVYGRLIAAGDDPIEKKPIFHLLPGSRSFSIATVGCNFKCRFCQNANIAQMPSDRGGQIAGDPATPRAVVTAARERGCKSISYTYTEPTVFFEFACDTAELAHAQGMKNIFVTNGYMSADALARISPWLDAANVDLKAFSDDFYKKQCSARLEPVKATLRRMKERGVWVEVTTLIIPGLNDDPDELSRLAAFIAGDLGTETPWHVSRFHPTYRLTDREATPVATLLRTRDIGIAAGLKYVYTGNIPGRGGEDTLCPGCQQTVIARQGFRILDNHLEAGRCLGCGTPIDGIGMQPA; translated from the coding sequence ATGGAAGCCTGGCTCTACGACACCCTTGACGATCAACAGGTCCGTTGCCGGCTCTGCAGCCACCAATGCCTGATCGGCAAGGACAAACGCGGCATCTGCGGGGTTCGCGAGAACCGCGGGGGCGTTCTGCAGACATTGGTGTATGGCCGCCTGATCGCGGCCGGCGACGATCCCATCGAAAAAAAACCGATTTTTCATCTTCTGCCCGGCAGCCGCTCCTTTTCCATCGCCACCGTGGGATGCAATTTCAAATGCCGTTTCTGCCAGAATGCCAACATTGCCCAGATGCCATCGGACCGGGGAGGCCAGATCGCCGGCGATCCGGCCACACCCCGGGCCGTGGTAACGGCGGCCCGGGAACGCGGTTGCAAAAGCATCAGCTACACCTATACCGAACCGACGGTGTTTTTTGAATTTGCCTGCGACACGGCCGAACTGGCCCACGCCCAGGGGATGAAAAACATCTTCGTGACCAACGGCTACATGAGTGCCGACGCCTTAGCGCGGATCAGTCCCTGGCTGGATGCGGCCAACGTGGACCTCAAGGCCTTCAGCGACGATTTTTACAAAAAACAGTGCAGCGCCCGCCTGGAGCCGGTCAAGGCGACCCTACGACGGATGAAAGAACGGGGGGTCTGGGTCGAGGTCACGACCCTGATCATTCCCGGACTCAACGACGATCCCGACGAACTCTCGCGCTTGGCCGCTTTCATCGCCGGGGATCTGGGAACGGAAACCCCCTGGCATGTCAGCCGATTCCATCCGACCTACCGGTTGACCGATCGGGAGGCAACCCCGGTGGCAACGCTGCTCAGGACGCGGGACATCGGTATTGCCGCCGGCCTGAAATACGTCTATACGGGAAATATTCCCGGCCGGGGGGGCGAAGATACCCTCTGCCCCGGATGCCAACAGACCGTCATCGCCCGTCAGGGATTCCGGATTCTGGACAACCACCTGGAAGCCGGCCGCTGCCTTGGGTGTGGAACACCCATCGACGGTATCGGCATGCAGCCGGCGTGA
- a CDS encoding class I SAM-dependent methyltransferase — translation MGYVFDFHDARNYDGWMLKRKNRFAADLESRLMLGMLDPAAGESILDIGCGTGASCLPLLEKGLDVTGIDPSPYMLDILSETLGNRVSLYRGVAEDLPFDDNSFNHACLFTSLEFVDNPQKALEEAFRVAKDRVFIGFLNRYAITGIGRRVRGIFTPTIYNRATFFSVWEIKGMVRKLMGPVPVCWRTVCQLPGPWSTWMKQIEGSGLVQRFPFGTFAGMVVTLLPRFRTRPLAIRYQPKKVGHMAAGTAGCSGMAPSNGFETSHRQSDEKR, via the coding sequence ATGGGCTACGTATTCGATTTTCACGATGCCAGAAACTACGATGGCTGGATGCTGAAACGCAAGAACCGCTTTGCCGCCGACCTGGAAAGCCGCCTGATGCTGGGCATGCTGGACCCGGCTGCCGGAGAATCGATCCTCGACATCGGCTGCGGGACCGGCGCCTCGTGCCTGCCGCTGCTGGAGAAAGGTCTCGATGTGACGGGAATCGATCCGTCACCCTACATGCTGGACATCCTGTCCGAAACCCTGGGCAACCGGGTCTCCCTGTACCGGGGGGTGGCCGAGGATCTGCCTTTTGACGACAATTCGTTCAATCATGCCTGCCTGTTTACCAGCCTGGAATTTGTGGATAATCCCCAAAAAGCACTCGAAGAGGCCTTTCGGGTGGCAAAAGACCGTGTTTTCATCGGCTTTCTGAATCGCTATGCCATCACTGGCATTGGCCGGCGGGTGCGGGGCATCTTCACGCCGACCATCTACAACCGGGCCACCTTTTTCAGTGTCTGGGAAATCAAAGGCATGGTCCGGAAACTGATGGGTCCCGTACCGGTGTGCTGGCGTACGGTCTGCCAGCTTCCCGGTCCCTGGAGCACCTGGATGAAACAGATCGAGGGCTCCGGACTGGTGCAGCGATTTCCCTTCGGAACCTTTGCCGGCATGGTCGTCACCCTTCTGCCCCGTTTCCGGACCCGCCCCCTGGCCATCCGCTACCAGCCCAAAAAAGTCGGCCACATGGCCGCCGGCACGGCTGGGTGCTCCGGCATGGCACCATCCAACGGGTTTGAGACATCCCACCGACAGTCGGACGAAAAACGCTGA
- a CDS encoding serine/threonine-protein kinase — protein sequence MKDKKMPTIATLNLDHLVGQPVGTAVLLKKLGHGAMSAVFVAYQKSLKRQIAVKVLPKSMLTEKSAQFFQQEAEAAAILAHPHIIPIYEVGKTDDFLFFTMQLVHGHALSYYIQRTRKNIVPSKRFMPLKTVITLMLNLLDALAYAHDNDIVHRDIKPDNIMIEDHSKRPLITDFGVARVSRTKGKSERLLLGTPMYMAPEQILSGTVDGRADQYSAGVMMLEMLMSRLPYPPYRTAMDLLKMKLSLKDRLFQQRPSQVHPVANRALDKILFKALAFDPDRRYASCRDFARNLERFQASFARSSPAR from the coding sequence GTGAAAGACAAGAAGATGCCAACCATCGCCACGCTCAATCTGGATCATCTGGTCGGACAGCCGGTTGGCACCGCCGTTCTGCTTAAAAAACTGGGGCACGGAGCCATGTCCGCCGTTTTCGTGGCTTACCAGAAAAGCCTCAAGCGGCAGATTGCCGTTAAAGTTCTGCCCAAGTCGATGCTGACCGAAAAAAGCGCCCAGTTTTTCCAGCAGGAAGCCGAAGCGGCGGCGATCCTGGCGCACCCGCACATCATCCCCATCTATGAAGTGGGAAAGACCGACGACTTTCTCTTTTTTACCATGCAGCTGGTCCACGGCCATGCGCTCTCCTACTATATCCAACGCACCCGCAAAAACATCGTTCCGTCCAAGCGGTTCATGCCGCTGAAAACGGTGATCACGCTGATGCTGAACCTGCTTGACGCCCTGGCCTATGCCCACGACAACGACATCGTGCACCGGGATATCAAGCCGGACAACATCATGATCGAAGATCATTCCAAACGCCCCCTGATCACCGATTTCGGTGTGGCGCGGGTCTCCCGGACCAAGGGAAAAAGCGAGCGACTGTTGCTTGGCACCCCCATGTACATGGCACCCGAGCAGATACTGTCAGGCACCGTTGACGGCCGGGCAGACCAGTACAGCGCCGGCGTGATGATGCTCGAGATGCTCATGTCGCGGCTGCCCTATCCCCCCTATCGGACAGCCATGGACCTGCTCAAAATGAAACTGTCGTTGAAAGACCGGCTCTTTCAACAGCGTCCCTCCCAGGTTCACCCGGTGGCCAACCGGGCCCTGGATAAAATCCTGTTCAAAGCACTGGCCTTCGATCCTGACCGACGATACGCGTCCTGCCGCGATTTCGCCCGCAATCTGGAACGATTTCAGGCCAGCTTCGCCAGATCATCGCCAGCCAGATGA
- a CDS encoding AAA family ATPase codes for MAKPTGVITERLRGIVDRVTFHNADNGWSVLRVSPFDNPHQQETVIVHQTKVFAGATMEFFGAWTINPKYGRQFNATRAVEHRPATSAALEKYLGSGLIKGVGPKTARKIVRHFGSQTLDVFEGEIERLTEVPGIAQKKLTMISAAWTEHRAIRDVMMFLQSHGISTLFAVRIYKEYGDAAIPMVTEDPYRLARDFYGIGFFSADKVALSIGLALDSRQRIMAGISHVLAASRDFGHCYLTEGQILIQVNDLLALDVSARLPDLLQVMENDGQVMVRLQPADEGVDQRCFYSRTLYYDELAVARRLNGLEGTVPVAMQRVKRWIDSYCQSNRITLSDEQADAVQHIVAQRFAVLTGGPGVGKTTTTLVLVKLLEAMGRQVLLAAPTGRAAQRMTDVIGRESRTIHRLLEWQLGGFKRNEENPLDADVLIVDECSMLDISLTAALLKALPPDCQVLFIGDADQLPSVGAGNVLRDIIASGSVACFRLTRIFRQAARSLIIRYAHQINQGELPRIDSPFKKPEVWTNGADCFFMDSDEATQAQLNFVSRVKRVYDPRLQALAADTDSGENPYEFRVREAVVPYETELTIPKKFEHVDLAQVLQAESRVQELVAVVKKVHPWSSLHYGLSASDIVNKLVLEWIPKYCGEQCEIQVLSPMTRGSLGTVSLNAMLQETANPAVPGKAQLQVGERIFRTGDRVIHRRNNYDLGVFNGDIGEIVAIDNAALTCTVTFFPDNRQVEYQRDDIVELDLAYAITIHKSQGSEFEAVIIPVLTQHFKMLFRNLLYTGLTRARKLAVLVGTRKAMAMAVHNQDTSQRQTMLRELLQGWPAA; via the coding sequence ATGGCCAAACCGACCGGCGTGATCACCGAACGGCTGCGCGGCATTGTGGACCGGGTCACTTTCCATAATGCCGACAACGGCTGGTCGGTGCTGCGCGTCTCCCCCTTTGACAATCCCCACCAGCAGGAGACGGTGATTGTTCATCAGACCAAGGTGTTTGCCGGGGCAACCATGGAGTTTTTCGGCGCATGGACCATCAACCCCAAATACGGCCGCCAGTTCAACGCCACCCGGGCCGTCGAGCACCGGCCGGCCACCAGCGCGGCCCTGGAAAAGTATCTCGGATCGGGACTGATCAAGGGGGTCGGCCCCAAAACGGCCAGGAAAATCGTCCGGCATTTCGGCAGCCAGACCCTGGACGTTTTCGAAGGCGAGATCGAGCGGTTGACCGAGGTGCCGGGGATTGCCCAGAAAAAACTGACCATGATCAGTGCTGCCTGGACCGAACACCGGGCCATCCGGGATGTGATGATGTTCCTTCAGTCCCACGGCATCAGCACCCTGTTTGCCGTGCGCATCTACAAGGAATACGGTGACGCGGCCATTCCCATGGTTACCGAAGATCCCTACCGGCTGGCGCGGGATTTTTACGGCATCGGTTTTTTTTCGGCCGACAAGGTGGCGCTCTCCATCGGTCTGGCCCTGGACAGCCGGCAGCGCATCATGGCCGGGATCAGCCACGTGCTCGCCGCCAGCCGGGATTTCGGCCACTGCTACCTGACCGAAGGCCAGATTCTCATCCAGGTGAACGACCTGTTGGCCCTGGATGTGAGCGCGCGACTGCCCGATCTGCTGCAGGTCATGGAAAACGACGGTCAGGTGATGGTGCGGTTGCAGCCCGCCGATGAAGGGGTCGACCAGCGCTGCTTCTACTCCCGGACCCTCTACTACGACGAGTTGGCCGTGGCCCGCCGGCTCAACGGCCTGGAGGGAACGGTACCGGTGGCCATGCAGCGCGTCAAACGCTGGATCGACAGCTACTGCCAGTCCAACCGGATCACCCTCAGCGATGAACAGGCGGATGCCGTCCAGCACATCGTGGCGCAGCGCTTTGCCGTCCTGACCGGTGGCCCCGGCGTGGGCAAGACCACCACCACCCTGGTGCTGGTCAAACTGCTCGAAGCCATGGGCCGTCAGGTGCTGCTGGCCGCCCCCACCGGCCGGGCGGCCCAGCGCATGACCGATGTGATCGGCCGGGAATCCAGGACCATCCATCGTCTGCTGGAGTGGCAGCTGGGCGGTTTCAAGAGAAATGAGGAGAATCCCCTTGACGCCGATGTGCTTATCGTTGACGAGTGCTCCATGCTGGACATCAGCCTGACGGCGGCCCTGCTCAAGGCGCTGCCCCCGGATTGCCAGGTGCTTTTTATCGGGGATGCCGACCAGCTGCCCTCGGTGGGGGCCGGCAACGTACTGCGGGATATCATCGCCTCGGGCAGCGTGGCCTGTTTTCGCCTGACGCGCATTTTCCGCCAGGCGGCCCGGTCGCTGATCATCCGCTACGCCCATCAGATCAACCAGGGGGAGTTGCCCCGCATCGATTCCCCCTTCAAAAAACCCGAGGTCTGGACCAACGGGGCCGACTGCTTTTTCATGGATTCGGACGAGGCCACCCAGGCACAGCTCAATTTTGTCTCGCGGGTCAAACGGGTTTACGATCCACGCTTACAAGCTTTGGCGGCGGACACGGATTCCGGCGAGAACCCATACGAATTTCGCGTTCGCGAGGCGGTGGTGCCCTACGAGACCGAGCTGACCATCCCTAAAAAATTCGAGCACGTCGATCTGGCCCAGGTGCTGCAGGCCGAGAGCCGGGTGCAGGAGCTGGTGGCCGTGGTGAAAAAAGTCCATCCCTGGTCATCTCTGCATTACGGGCTTTCGGCCAGCGACATCGTCAACAAACTGGTTTTGGAGTGGATTCCCAAGTACTGCGGCGAGCAATGCGAAATCCAGGTGCTTTCGCCCATGACCCGGGGCAGCCTGGGGACGGTGAGCCTCAATGCCATGCTCCAGGAGACGGCCAATCCGGCCGTCCCGGGAAAGGCGCAGCTCCAGGTGGGCGAGCGCATTTTCCGAACCGGCGACCGGGTCATCCACCGCCGCAACAACTACGACCTGGGCGTGTTCAACGGCGACATCGGCGAGATCGTGGCCATCGACAACGCGGCCCTGACCTGCACGGTGACATTCTTCCCCGACAACCGCCAGGTGGAATACCAGCGCGACGACATCGTCGAACTGGACCTGGCTTACGCCATCACGATCCATAAATCCCAGGGCAGTGAGTTTGAAGCCGTGATCATTCCAGTGCTGACCCAGCATTTCAAGATGCTCTTCCGGAATCTTCTCTACACCGGTCTGACACGGGCCCGCAAACTGGCCGTGCTGGTCGGCACCCGCAAGGCCATGGCCATGGCCGTGCACAACCAGGATACCAGCCAGCGCCAGACCATGCTGCGGGAGTTATTGCAAGGCTGGCCGGCGGCTTAG
- the purB gene encoding adenylosuccinate lyase: MTLSPLTAVSPVDGRYHRATAALSDYFSEGALIRYRVRVEIEYFIALCELPLPQLADVDPAVFNSLREASRNFSMDDAAGVKAIEKTTNHDVKAVEYFVKEQFDRLGLGAYKEFIHFGLTSQDINNTAMPLSLKEGWQTVMLPVLDAVVADLADKAGQWKGVSMLARTHGQPASPTRLGKEIYVFVDRLKSQMKLLAAVPFAAKFGSATGNFNAHHVAYPDIDWFAFADHFVNDTLGLQRSRVTTQIEHYDHLAAFFDGVKRINTILLDLCRDLWTYISMDYFKQQIKKGEIGSSTMPHKVNPIDFENAEGNLGVANAILAHLSAKLPISRLQRDLTDSTVTRNIGVPLGHTLIALKSIQRGMAKLILNETALQRDLENNWAVVAEGIQTILRREGYPKPYEALLALTRTHAAIDQAAIAAFINGLDVSEGVKKELLAITPQTYTGIQDF; the protein is encoded by the coding sequence ATGACCCTTTCTCCCCTGACCGCCGTTTCGCCGGTTGACGGCCGCTACCACCGCGCCACCGCGGCCCTTTCCGACTATTTCAGTGAAGGCGCCCTGATCCGCTACCGGGTGCGGGTGGAGATCGAGTACTTCATCGCCCTGTGCGAGCTGCCGCTGCCCCAGTTGGCCGATGTCGACCCGGCGGTCTTCAATTCTCTGCGGGAGGCTTCCCGAAATTTTTCCATGGATGATGCCGCCGGCGTCAAGGCGATTGAAAAGACCACCAACCACGATGTCAAGGCGGTGGAGTACTTTGTCAAGGAGCAGTTTGACCGTCTGGGGCTTGGCGCTTACAAGGAATTCATTCATTTTGGTCTCACCTCTCAGGACATCAACAACACGGCCATGCCCCTGAGCCTGAAAGAGGGCTGGCAGACCGTCATGTTGCCGGTGCTGGACGCGGTGGTGGCCGACCTGGCCGACAAGGCCGGGCAGTGGAAAGGGGTCTCCATGCTGGCCCGCACCCATGGCCAGCCGGCATCGCCCACGCGGCTGGGCAAGGAGATCTACGTTTTCGTGGACCGGCTGAAGTCCCAGATGAAGCTGCTGGCCGCCGTTCCCTTTGCCGCCAAGTTCGGCAGCGCCACGGGCAATTTCAACGCCCACCATGTGGCCTACCCGGATATCGACTGGTTCGCCTTTGCCGATCATTTTGTCAATGATACCCTGGGGCTGCAGCGCTCCCGGGTGACCACCCAGATCGAGCATTACGACCACCTGGCGGCCTTTTTCGACGGGGTGAAACGGATCAATACGATCCTATTGGACCTGTGCCGGGATTTGTGGACCTACATTTCCATGGACTATTTCAAGCAGCAGATTAAGAAAGGAGAGATCGGATCGTCGACCATGCCCCACAAGGTCAACCCCATCGATTTCGAAAATGCCGAAGGCAACCTGGGCGTCGCCAACGCCATTCTGGCGCATCTCTCCGCCAAACTGCCCATCTCGCGGCTGCAGCGGGATCTGACCGACTCCACGGTAACGCGCAACATCGGCGTGCCCCTGGGCCACACCCTGATCGCCTTGAAATCGATACAGCGGGGCATGGCCAAACTGATCCTCAACGAAACCGCCCTGCAGCGGGACCTGGAGAACAACTGGGCCGTGGTGGCCGAGGGGATTCAGACGATTCTGCGCCGGGAGGGCTATCCCAAACCCTATGAGGCCCTTCTGGCCCTGACCCGCACCCACGCGGCCATCGACCAGGCGGCCATTGCTGCCTTCATCAACGGCCTGGATGTGAGTGAGGGGGTTAAAAAGGAGCTGTTGGCGATCACGCCGCAGACCTATACCGGCATTCAGGATTTCTGA
- a CDS encoding type IV pilus twitching motility protein PilT, with product MATIDTYFKEMKQEGASDLHLAIGFPPMIRQSGELRPLEHPVITAEANRKILFEILTDEQQESVEENLDFDMAYELAGVGRFRCNIFHQQRGFGAVFRIIPTTILTLEQLNLPEAVRSVADFKKGLVLVTGPTGSGKSTTLAAMINYINETRDAHIITIEDPLEFVHPNKKCIFTQREIGTHAKSFADALKVAGREDPDVILVGEMRDLETISLALTCAELGILVFGTLHTNSAAKTIDRIINAFPSNQQAQARTMLSESLRAVIAQQLLRTADGKGRCAANEILIGSSALASMIREGKITQIESLIQTGTKSGMQTMDQHLMQLVEEEKITREAAYEKAINKKLFEPLE from the coding sequence ATGGCAACGATCGACACCTATTTCAAAGAGATGAAGCAAGAAGGCGCCAGTGACCTGCATCTGGCCATCGGCTTTCCTCCCATGATCCGCCAGAGCGGCGAACTGCGGCCGCTGGAACACCCGGTCATTACGGCCGAAGCCAACCGTAAGATTCTTTTCGAAATCCTCACCGACGAGCAGCAGGAAAGCGTGGAGGAGAATCTGGACTTCGACATGGCCTATGAGCTGGCGGGGGTGGGGCGTTTCCGCTGCAACATTTTTCACCAGCAGCGGGGCTTCGGCGCGGTGTTCCGGATCATTCCGACCACGATCCTGACCCTGGAACAGCTGAACCTTCCCGAGGCGGTCCGGTCCGTCGCCGACTTCAAAAAGGGGTTGGTACTGGTCACCGGCCCCACGGGCAGCGGCAAATCGACCACCCTGGCGGCCATGATCAATTATATCAACGAAACCCGGGACGCCCATATCATCACCATCGAAGACCCCCTGGAGTTTGTACACCCCAATAAGAAATGCATCTTCACCCAGCGTGAAATCGGCACCCACGCCAAGAGCTTCGCCGACGCGCTCAAGGTCGCCGGCCGGGAGGATCCGGACGTGATCCTGGTGGGCGAAATGCGCGACCTGGAAACCATCTCCCTGGCCCTGACCTGTGCCGAGCTGGGGATTCTGGTTTTCGGCACCCTGCACACCAACAGCGCGGCCAAAACCATCGACCGCATCATCAACGCTTTTCCCTCGAACCAGCAGGCCCAGGCGCGCACCATGCTCTCCGAGTCCCTGAGGGCCGTCATCGCCCAGCAACTGCTCCGCACCGCGGACGGCAAGGGGCGCTGCGCGGCCAATGAAATCCTCATCGGTTCGTCGGCCCTGGCCAGCATGATCCGGGAAGGCAAGATCACCCAGATCGAGTCACTGATTCAGACGGGAACCAAGTCGGGCATGCAGACCATGGATCAGCATCTGATGCAACTGGTGGAAGAAGAGAAGATCACCCGCGAGGCGGCCTACGAAAAGGCGATCAATAAAAAGCTGTTCGAGCCCCTGGAGTAA
- a CDS encoding putative Na+/H+ antiporter, translated as MQRISPRWILFLLLAIVAAGIAMAAGGAPAVKPAFPPGLDSYADSHMKSIPDILANRIRQEPFNLVATLIFVCAIVHTFLTGRFMVIAHRWAHAHEEKIKQGRAPRESVHHGAELFHFLGEVEAVFGIWAATLVGAIVLFFDWSTAKAYIVHGVNFTEAMFVVVIMTLAATRPILKLSEQLMWKIAGLLGGTLTAWWWAILTIGPLLGSLITEPAAMTIAAMLLVEKFYAHAPSKKFKYATLGLLFVNVSVGGTLTSYAAPPVLMVAGPWQWDTMFMLTHFGWKAATGILVANLAYFFIFRHELEELQQAFAMENLKDEIQQRYLKRADMETMMDDCMTRLEDQFHFVNAFTDQLKETNTVRHTYCRNILLLK; from the coding sequence GTGCAAAGAATATCTCCCCGATGGATTCTGTTTTTGCTGTTGGCCATCGTTGCCGCCGGCATCGCCATGGCCGCCGGCGGTGCGCCAGCGGTCAAACCGGCGTTCCCTCCCGGCCTGGACAGCTATGCCGACAGCCATATGAAAAGCATTCCCGACATCCTGGCCAACCGGATTCGCCAGGAGCCGTTCAACCTGGTGGCGACCCTGATTTTCGTTTGCGCCATCGTGCACACATTTTTAACCGGCCGGTTCATGGTCATCGCCCATCGATGGGCCCACGCCCACGAGGAAAAGATCAAACAGGGACGGGCGCCCCGTGAGTCGGTCCACCACGGGGCCGAGCTGTTTCACTTTCTCGGGGAGGTGGAAGCCGTGTTCGGCATCTGGGCCGCCACCCTGGTGGGCGCCATTGTTCTGTTTTTCGACTGGTCCACGGCCAAGGCGTATATTGTCCACGGGGTCAATTTCACCGAAGCCATGTTCGTCGTGGTGATCATGACCCTGGCGGCGACCCGCCCGATCCTTAAGCTCTCCGAACAGTTGATGTGGAAAATTGCCGGCCTTTTGGGCGGAACGCTCACCGCCTGGTGGTGGGCGATTCTGACCATTGGCCCGCTGCTGGGATCGCTGATTACCGAACCGGCGGCCATGACCATCGCCGCCATGCTGCTGGTGGAAAAATTTTATGCCCACGCCCCTTCCAAAAAATTCAAATATGCCACGCTGGGCCTGCTTTTCGTCAACGTCTCCGTCGGTGGTACCCTGACCAGCTACGCGGCACCGCCGGTATTGATGGTGGCCGGTCCCTGGCAGTGGGACACGATGTTCATGCTGACCCATTTCGGCTGGAAGGCCGCGACGGGCATACTGGTTGCCAATCTGGCCTACTTTTTCATTTTTCGCCATGAATTGGAGGAACTGCAACAGGCTTTCGCCATGGAAAACCTCAAGGATGAAATCCAGCAGCGCTATCTTAAACGGGCGGACATGGAAACGATGATGGATGACTGCATGACCCGCCTCGAAGACCAGTTCCATTTCGTGAATGCCTTTACCGATCAACTGAAAGAAACCAATACCGTTCGGCATACATATTGCCGTAACATCTTGTTATTAAAATAA
- a CDS encoding GNAT family N-acetyltransferase — protein MPKLYLKEYAHALAGRELFIACREGILRGHFQEIISDIKFLTRFGARTTLLHNMPNRFANQKRIRQLETRLPETRLVRINPEIDFYDAVLGHSESMYKVIFLERRYLIDRQGYKINAVTTGRVREALEDFGDLIANVNFKGAMACICQKIEAGHCERVHILPAGKHTIKHELFTVEGTGTLIANNFEESFHPVESDDQVDIVFRILSMYRRAGYLKSRSKAYIMEHRKRFFVTAIDGIVVGCVERKIVDDRTVELGALAISTRFRNQRVGVYTVKSFMALMVAQGFTRFISLTNNPRLEDLYTQMGFVQQSLPEYARRQAESPDVRMFFKILE, from the coding sequence ATGCCCAAACTCTACCTGAAAGAATATGCGCATGCCCTTGCCGGCCGTGAGCTCTTCATCGCCTGCCGGGAGGGGATCCTGCGCGGCCACTTTCAGGAGATCATCAGCGATATCAAATTCCTGACCCGATTCGGCGCCCGGACCACCCTTTTGCACAACATGCCCAACCGCTTTGCCAACCAGAAGCGGATCCGCCAGCTGGAAACCCGCCTGCCCGAGACCCGACTCGTGCGCATCAATCCCGAGATCGATTTCTACGATGCGGTGCTGGGCCACAGCGAGTCCATGTACAAGGTGATCTTTCTCGAGCGCCGCTACCTGATCGATCGGCAGGGCTATAAAATCAATGCCGTCACCACCGGCCGGGTGCGCGAAGCCCTGGAGGATTTCGGCGATCTGATCGCCAACGTCAACTTCAAGGGGGCCATGGCCTGCATCTGTCAGAAGATCGAGGCCGGCCACTGCGAGCGGGTGCACATCCTGCCGGCCGGTAAGCACACCATCAAGCACGAGCTGTTCACTGTCGAGGGGACGGGCACGCTGATCGCCAACAACTTCGAGGAATCCTTCCACCCGGTGGAGAGCGACGACCAGGTGGACATCGTTTTCCGGATTCTCTCCATGTACCGGCGGGCCGGCTATCTCAAGTCGCGCAGCAAAGCTTACATCATGGAGCATCGGAAGCGCTTTTTCGTCACCGCCATCGACGGCATCGTGGTGGGCTGTGTGGAGCGGAAGATCGTTGACGACCGTACCGTGGAACTGGGCGCGCTGGCCATCTCCACCCGTTTCCGCAACCAGCGGGTGGGGGTCTATACGGTCAAGTCCTTCATGGCCCTGATGGTCGCCCAGGGATTTACCCGTTTCATCTCCCTGACCAACAACCCCCGGCTGGAGGACCTTTACACCCAGATGGGGTTCGTGCAGCAGAGCCTTCCGGAGTACGCCCGGCGCCAGGCCGAAAGCCCGGATGTGCGCATGTTTTTCAAAATCCTGGAATAG